A genomic segment from Polyangium mundeleinium encodes:
- a CDS encoding histone H1 produces MAAKKTAKKPAKKATKKATKPAATKATKAAKKPAKKAAAKKTAAKRAPAKKTAAKRAPAKKRAAATTKRTAKKATKRAPAKKSAAPRGRAAAKPAAPKSAPAPAPAASSDDEE; encoded by the coding sequence ATGGCTGCGAAGAAGACTGCGAAGAAGCCCGCGAAGAAGGCGACCAAGAAGGCCACCAAGCCGGCCGCCACGAAGGCAACGAAGGCCGCCAAGAAGCCGGCGAAGAAGGCTGCCGCGAAGAAGACGGCCGCCAAGCGCGCCCCCGCGAAGAAGACGGCCGCCAAGCGCGCCCCCGCGAAGAAGCGCGCCGCCGCCACGACGAAGCGCACGGCGAAGAAGGCCACGAAGCGCGCGCCGGCCAAGAAGTCGGCCGCTCCACGGGGCCGCGCCGCCGCCAAGCCCGCTGCTCCGAAGTCCGCGCCCGCTCCCGCGCCCGCCGCGTCGAGCGACGACGAGGAATAG